The following is a genomic window from Pedobacter sp. KBS0701.
ATGAAGACCGACTGGAATTGCCAATAGATCCGAAATACAGTTATTCTTTTTTTGGAAAGCAGTAGCAGAAGCTTTTAGGCTAATGCAGTCCCGCTCCCGCTTCTGCCAATTTGAAGGAAATTGGCATCCCGCTTTGATCGGGTTTAAGTGGCCAAAAATTGCTCCTGTTTAGGGTTATAAAGTTCATTAAGGATATTGGTAGATGCTGAAATAAATTCATCACGCTTGATCTCGAAACTCCCGAGTTGACAACTCTGATAGTAATTGCTCTTGGTGGTCTGTGCGCCACAGACCATGGAATAGGAGGAATGCGGTTGTAATTGAAATTTGAGTTGTCAACTTTAATAGCCATTATGCAAGAAAGTTGACAACTCTTCTGGTCGATTGCATGAAATCATTATGGGCGGATCTTAAAATTGGGATGAAGACCGACTGGAATTGCCAATAGATCCGAAATACAGTTATTCTTTTTTGGAAAACAGTAACAGAAGCTTTTAGGTTAATACAGCCCCGCTCCCGCTTCTGCCAATTTGAAGGAAATTGGCATCCCGCTTTGATCGGGTTTAAGTGGCCAAAAAGTGCAATTATTTGGGTTTAAATTGCACAGTAAAACTATCCCTTGTTAAATAAACCCGACCGAAAGCGTTATCCCGATTAGGAATTGTTTCTCTTGTGAAGTAAATTTTATCGGGATTAAGCAAAGGGCGGGACTAGCGGAGCCGAAGCACTACAAGCTTTGCTTTCCAAAAAATTGGGCTGCTTTTAAACCATCATGGATGCTGAACTAAATCCGATAGCTACCGGATCAGCATGACGCGTTACTGAATAGAAAGCAATAACGGATACGCCATGATAAATGGTCAGATATAATCGTTCAAGCTATCAGTTGCAAGGCAAAAAACTATAACAATTCGATTAATTGAAAATTAGTATCACTGAACAAGGCTGTATCATTAATATAGAAGTCATCCTGAGGGATAATTTTTTCGTAAACAATATGAATTAATCTGCTTAAAAACACCTCGATTTGCCATCATTTCGAGCGGAGTACGACGAAGTCGGGAACCCGAAGGCTCTGCGAAGCAAAATCTGTTTTGATAGATTTCTCCACTTCGCGCTGCTCCGGTCGAGATGACGATTTTTTACTACCGGTTATAATTATCGATAGCCCTTTCTATATTCTTTTTACCAGATTCGCCTACCAGAAATCCTCCCAGACTTAAGCCGGCACCCAAACCTAACAAAACAAAACTGCCCGTATAACTACGGTCTGCGTATTTTGGCATACCACCGAATGTGGTACCTACTTGTTTACCTTCTGACATCAGTGTAACCCCACTGGCAATAATTGCAGCTCCTGCTGCCACATACATGGCAATGCCTGTAATTTTAGTATTCTTATATCGCCTTAGCAGCGCTAAACTTTTCGGATTATCAGCCATGGCCTCGTTTAAATTACGATAATTTACCCTTTTTAAATCGGAATAACCCTTGTTAATAAACATCCGGTTGTTTACTGCCTGCCGCCTGTAATCTCTAAATCCATAGTAATCACCTTCCATAAGAACGTCATCGTAAATCACTTCCTGATAAAGATTGAGCTTACCCTCAATAATCCGTTCAGCAAAAGAGGCCTCTCCCAAAAGACTGAGTTTTCGGGTGTTGGCAAAGAAGCCATCCTGATTGTTAAAAAATTTGATCTGTGACACCGGTATCCGCCTTGAATCGGCCCGAAGCGACCACCCGCCGGTTAAATCGGGTCGCAACCTGATCTTTTGTGCATAAACTGTAGAATCTGAATAGAAGTACAGAAAGTTTCTGGATTCGTTCAACTGCTGTGAACGGGCGTTCAGGCCATAGCAAGCCATTACGAGAATGAGTAATTTTTTCATTTCGGTTAAATTTGTGTGTGTGACCAATAATACTAAAAATACAGTTCAGGTGAACACAAACCGATAGAAATAAAATGTAACATCGCCGAAGCAAAAGAAATTTGCCTCCTGAGTAAATTGAGGATAGTGATTACAAAGCGTTTAATTTCTCAATCAAAAACTTCGATACCTCATTAAAATAACGTTTCCTGCCATAGCCCATTACCCATTGTATGCCTTGTGTAGCATTAGTGATAAAAACTTCTTCGGCTTCTTTTAATATTTCGGGGTTGATTTGTGCCTCAATTAAAGGCATATCGTTCATTTTGCACAACTGCATGATAGCTGTACGCATTACACCACTTATGCAACCTTCAGCAAGTGAGGGCGTATAAATCTGTTTGCGGTATACGACAAAAACATTGGCACTGATGCTTTCGCAAAGAAAGCCATATTGGTTCAGGATCATGGCCTCATCCAGGCGGTTTTGACTTTTAAAAAGTCCGGCCATAACATAAAGCAGGGCATTGGCAGTTTTAAAATTCGAGAGTTTATTAACTGGTTTAGTCATTTCATCAAAAACATCTATGATCAAACCTTTACTGTTTAACTCATATGCAGATGTTTTTAAAGGAATACCCTCCAAAATATAACCGGCTTTATTTATTTCGGGCGTATAAACTCCTGCTCCTCCTCTGTAAACAGAAAGGCGGAAACGGACGTTACCGTTCCATTTGTTGCGTTTTGCCAGATCGGCGGTTTTTTGACGCAGAAAATAATCATCCATTAAAGCATGACCATCAATTTTAAGCGCTTTCATGCCAGCTGTTAATCTATCGGCATGTAAATCGGCAAATTGCAGCTTATTATTAATCATTCGCATGCTTTCGAACAGTCCATCGCCAAATTTGAAACTTCTGTTCGAAGCTGTTAAAATCGGGTCATCTACCGCCTGAAATTCATCATTAAATAAGAGGTACTCCTGAAGCATATTTTATGATGTAGCAATATAATTTTCCCATTTGTTTAAGCCAGCTTTAAAATCGGGTGGCAATGGCGATTCGAAGTACATATATTCTTTTGTGGTGGGATGAATGAAACCTAAACTCTGCGCATGTAAAGCCTGACGTGGCAACAATTCGAAACAGTTATCCACAAACTGTTTGTACTTATTAAACGTTGTGCCTTTTAAAATCTTATCGCCACCATACATTGCATCGTTAAAAAGCGGATGACCAATGTGCTGCATGTGTGCCCTGATCTGGTGTGTGCGGCCGGTTTCGAGCTCACAACTGATTAAAGTAACATACCCTAAACGCTTTAGCACTTTATAATGCGTTACAGACCATTTTCCTTTTTCTTCATCATCGTAAATATCCATCACCCGACGATCTTTCACACTTCTGCCAATGTAACCGGTTACCGTTCCATCGTTTTCGATATCGCCCCAAACCAATGCAATATATTTACGGGTAATACTGTGATCAAAAAACTGACGCGCAAGGTGTGTAATCGACTTTTCATTTTTACTGATCAGCAATAAACCCGAGGTATCCTTATCAATCCGGTGTACCAGGCCCGGACGGCCATCATTGCCTGGCAGTTGAGGCAGTTGCTCAAAATGGAATGCCAAAGCATTAACCAAAGTTCCGGTATAGTTATTAAAACCCGGGTGTACAACCATACCGGCAGCTTTATTTACAACCAAAAGATCGCTATCCTCGTAAATGATATCCAATGGTAAATCTTCGGGATAAACTTCGGTATCGCGCGGTGGGTGTGGTAAAACGATAGATATTTCATCATAAGGTTTAACCTTATAACTCGCTTTTATCTGTTTCTGGTTAACCAGTACGTTGCCTGCATCAATTGCATTCTGAATACGGTTTCGGGAAGCATTTTCTACGCGCACCATCAAAAATTTATCGATACGTAGCAAAGACTGCCCCTTATCGACAATAATTTTTAAATGTTCATATAATTCCTGCTCTTCTGACTCCTGCAATTCGACCACATTTTCCATGGGGCAAAAATAAACTTTTAACTTCAAGAATTTTTTAATGATTGTAGTTTTAGGAAAAACAATCTTATCTTTAATATAATTAAATCATCCTAAATCATTTATATGAAAAAATGTTGCGCTTTAAAGATGTTATGTGCCATATTTTTATTGGGAATGGCTCAAAAAGCAAGTGCTCAACAAGATGTTGGAGGCTTGTTTGTAGGCGGACCGGCCGATGCAACCAAATTGGTTAATGCCTATTTCGATCCTTTATACAAAGGTTTAGGCCTGGGCTTAACGGATGGATGGTCGAACACTGCCCAATCAAAAGGTTTTTTAAAATTCGATGTGAGGCTTTCGGCCTCCGGGGCTTTTGTTCCTCAATCGGCCAGAAGTTACGATGTAAATACATTGGGTTTAAGCAATATTAAACCTGCTCCTGGTGCTTCCTCAACAGGCCCTACTGCTTTTGGAGATGATCGCGAAGGGGGTAAAATGGAAGTGTACACCAGCAACGGTATCCCTACAGGCAAATTTTTCAACCTACCACAGGGCGTGGGTTTCCATATAGTACCTTCGGCACAGATACAGGCTACGCTGGGTTTGCCAAAAAATATCGATGTTACTTTAAGGGCCATGCCTAAAATAAAATTAGGTAGCGACTTAGGAAGTTTATCAATGATCGGTTTTGGTGCAAAAGTTGAACTTTTACCTTTGTTTATGGGATCAACAACGGAGAAACTGGTTCCGGTAGATATTGCGATAGCAGGTGGTTTTACCCAATATAAATATAATCTAGATCTGGATATCGATAATACTGGAAATTCAGATCAACGTATCGACGCCAAATTTAACGGTGTAAATTTTGATGCTATTGTTTCTAAAAAAATATTGTTTTTTACTCCATTTGCCAGTGTAGGCTACCAAACTTCTAATACTAATTTGAAAGCATTGGGCACTTATCGTTTTGCTACCAGTGCAACTACTTCAGCAACTTATGTTGACCCAATTTCGGTTAAACAGACCGATATTGATAGTGTGAGGGCAAGTTTAGGCTTTCAGCTGAAATTTGGTTTCTTTAAGTTTTATGGTTCGTATACACAGGCGAAATACAGCATGGTTAATGCAGGTTTTGGTTTCGGTATTGGTAAATAATGAACGATCAGCTATAATTTTGTTTAAAAACACCTGAAATATTCAGGTGTTTTTTATTTTTACGCGTGTTCGAAGAAATATATAGCCCGGTACAAAAAATAACATTTGCGCCTTTTAACCATCTTTTTGTAAAGCGTGATGACCTGATTGACCCCTATATTTCGGGTAATAAATGGCGCAAACTTAAATACATTTTAGCGAAGGCTGAGGAGGAAAAAAAAACACATCTGGTTACCTTTGGAGGGGCTTATTCCAATCACCTGGTAGCTACAGCCGCTGCTGCATCGCGTTCGGCACTTAAATCAACCGCTTTTGTACGTGGAGAAAAAGTAAAAAACGAGATGTTATTATTGTGCGGTTTATTTGGCATGGAACTCATTTTTGTTGATCGCGAAAGTTATCGCGACAAACAAAAATTGTTTAAACAGCATTTTGCTGACGATGAACAAAGCTATTTTATTGATGAAGGTGGTGCTTCGCCTGAAGCTACCATAGGCTGTGCAGAAATTATCGGTGAGTTAACCGAAACTTACGATCATATTTTCTGTGCTGCCGGAACGGGAACCACAGCTGCAGGTTTATTGAAAGGAATTCAGCAACATCAATTAAACATGAAACTCCACGTTATCCCCGTGCTAAAAGGCGGTTTTATTGAGGATGAAATTGTGCAACATACGCCTCTTTCTGATCATTTAAATCTCCACCTGGATTATCACTTTGGCGGCTATGCTAAAACTAACCCCGAATTGATCAATTTTATTAAAACTTTTACTGCCCAAACCGGCCTACTCTTAGATCCTGTTTACACGGCAAAGATGTTTTATGCCATCGTCGATTTACAGAAACGAGGAATTATCGGTAAGGATGAAAAAATCCTTGCCATCCATACCGGGGGATTGATGGGCCTTTTTGGCATGAAGGATAAGTTTTAAACAAGTAAATGTTAATCTGTAAACATAAAGAGGTTGTCTCATAAATGTAGAATTGTCATCCTGAGGGATAATTTATTGTATAAAAATCAATATGAATGACAGATCTTTTTGGCAAATGGTAGGCTGCGCGAGATCGTCATTCCCAACTCGATTGGGAATCGTAACGCAAGAGCTTTAAGATTCCCGCCTGCGCGGGAATGACGCCGTGCTAATAAATCCTGTCAACGGAAGCTTGTCGAAGGACCTGCTTTAAATGACTTACAAGGCGTTTCGATACTTCGTCAAGCTCAGTACAGGCTGAGCTCAACGTGACAAATTCGATTGAATTACAATTATGAGACAGCCTCTTATAAGATCTCTAAATTTTCCGTTGATTTAGTGTTAGTTGTAAAGTATAGCTCTTTTACCCATACAGCTATCCGGATATATCAGTCAATAAGGCTATTAGATATAGAAATAAACATAGGTTGGGAATCCACCACAACCTATGTTTCACCAAACTAAAATCAGCGTGTAAAAAGAATCAAATCTTGTTATGGCTGAATTATGACCGGTCCTCACCGGATATTTTATCCTTCCCGCACTTGTTTAAAGCCCTGACTTCACAAAGCCATCTGATGGAATATTTTAAATGGTAGCGCGCAATTATCTACTGCTACTTTCAGTTTTATAGTTCAGCTTTGGAAAATCTTTCTGTGCTTTTTTAAACTGAAGATCGTACTCAATTGGCCAGCCGAAAGCCTTTTGTGCAACATCTTCCAGATTTATCCCTGTTGCGCCGCTCCAGAAATGAATAAACTCTCCAAAATTCAGATCTCTTTTGAAGCGTCCGTTTTTGTCTTTTGGAAAGTTTAATGCGAGAAGTTCAAAATATCTGTTGAGTACCTTTCCTTCACCATATTTACTATAAATAGGGAAAAACCAGTTTTTGAACCACTGCGTTCCCGGTCTCGGAAAGTCATCGTACTGGGTCTGCATTTGTGTAAATACCTTATGGGCTTCGTCGGCCATTCCGATGTTTTTGAGTACATCATAATTGAAAATCTCCATAAACTTACTGTCGCCCCAAAGCACATCAGAGGGCGAGCCTTTTGTACCATGACTGGCACTGGTTACGATATGTCCCATCTCATGTACAGGCATGCCAATCTGTTCTCCAACAGGATTGTCCCATTGCGCTAAACCACAATCGATAACGTTCCGGTAATCATGGCTTGCATCAAAAAAAGGTGACGGATGCCCGCCTCCATAATCCTTACCCATCGCGCGGTGCAGGATGATATACAGTTTTGGATCCGGTCCGAAATCGCCATAGTTACGTTTAACATAGGCCCAGCAATCTGCCATTACGGCGATAGGCCATTTAATATTGGACGACATATTTTTATCATAAAAAACAGCCACGTTTGAATTGCTTTCTATCAGTTTCAGTTCTTCCTGATGTTCAAACCAGTGCTCTTTCCATATAGAATCAGGGGTGATTATCGTTTTATCAGACTGACCCTTAGCCTGGGCTTTGGATTTTAAAACCAGTCCCAATAAAAAAATTGGGACTAGTAAATAAATGATTGCTTTAGTATTATTCATAATTGTATTAATCCTCCGTTATACAGAAGAGATCCCTATTTATTCCAGAAGGATATTTCACTAATATTGCTGTAATAGGCATCGCCACTGGCCACTTCAATTACCCGAATCCGGATATACCGCATTGCTGGCAGTCCATCGGGTAGGGTAACTTTAAATGGTGCCGATCCATCATCCGAACGCTCCACCGTTTTAATCAGCGTCCATCCTCTTCCTTTCGATTCTGCTGTCCACCCCGCCGAATTGCCTGGCGACTGTGTTTCTGCACCGGTAAGGTCGGCTATTCCCCAGATTTCAAATTTGGTAGGGTTATTACAACAGTCGCGCCCGATGATTTCGAATTGAGCAAGGTTTGCGATCGCTTTCCCCATATCAAAAGTGAAGTGATGTGGAAGCGGTGACTTATCATCACTATGGAAAATGTCAGGATATCCGGTTGGGGCCTTGTTGCCATTCCAGAGTTTAGACAAAGAAGTTTCACCCGAATAAGTACCTACATCATTGGCCAGTTTAAGTGGGCGGAATAACGATTTATCAACGGGCACCATAATATTGCTCAAAGAGTCGTAATCTGCCGTATAAAAGGTATCAATCGCCGATTTTACCGGCACGTATGCCGACCTGAAATAAATCTTCGTTCCGGTTTTATAGTCGGCAAGCCTGATCGAATTTTGATCAGGACTTAGCGAGCTTTTATGAATGGTACCATCTTTATAAGTATAGCGTATTTCGGTCGCAATGTTAATGGTATCAGGTTTTTCAAAGTTGAGCGTGATGCCGCTGTCGTCCAGCTGATAAGGATCAGCAGAAACCAGAAATCTGTTGGTGAGACTCGATTTGTAGCTATCACCATAAACCTTTACGTTGCTGATCTGAACCGGGACGGATTTATTTCCAGCCTTATCGTAAGAATAAATAGTAAAGGAATAATTATACTCTACAAGTTTAGAAATGATTACCGATACATCAGTAATGGCCCGGTCGGGCGCCACCATTTCCAGTGAATCTGCTGAATTATTCCAGAATATCTTGTAACGGGTTACACTCGGATCGGGACTGGCCTTCCAGTTCAGTTTTACCCTATAGTTGCCTGGTGCTGCCGCAACCTTACCCGGGAAGCCGGGATATATCCGTTCTTTTCCATCGAGATATTTTCTGTAATCAAGGGCATCCTTACTACAGCCACAAAACACTGCAATGATCATAAAAACCATTAAAATGCTATTGATATGTTTAGTTGTCATCTGTATAAATTTTAATTGGTGTTACCCCAAAATGATAATTCCGTCACGTGGGCAAAATCTCCATTTCCCCAGGTAGCGCTTACGGCCAGCCTGATAAACCTCACCTTCGGAATATCAAGGCCAATGTTAAATTCAAATCCGGCTTTAACCGCGGCGAGATCCAATGGAGTAGTCTGCCCCGGAGCATTGCCCGATGGCGGTGGCGGACAGATGAAATTGCCCAGGTTAATCCAGTCGCCAACCACGGTACCTTTTGCCGATGTTACAGGCAATTCGACATCTGCCGGTGCAGTTTTGGCTGATCCCCAGAGTGTCCAGGCTTTAGGATTACCGTGGTTATAAGAATAATCGTTTCCATAGGCTTCTCCCCTTTCCCAGATCTTATAACGGCTGAGCTTGGTGAGCACACCCATATCGAAGGTGCAGATCTGCAGTGGCTTACCATAACCGGGTTCCGTATGCCATCCCGGATCTGAGGTATTATTGTCCCAAAGCCTTGTGGTGTTCCATCCCAGCGAAACTGCGCCGAGCGGAGAATCGGAAGCTAACCTATACTCACTAAACTGCGCTTTGGGCACCATAATCTCAAAAATGGGACTGATT
Proteins encoded in this region:
- a CDS encoding RluA family pseudouridine synthase, with the translated sequence MENVVELQESEEQELYEHLKIIVDKGQSLLRIDKFLMVRVENASRNRIQNAIDAGNVLVNQKQIKASYKVKPYDEISIVLPHPPRDTEVYPEDLPLDIIYEDSDLLVVNKAAGMVVHPGFNNYTGTLVNALAFHFEQLPQLPGNDGRPGLVHRIDKDTSGLLLISKNEKSITHLARQFFDHSITRKYIALVWGDIENDGTVTGYIGRSVKDRRVMDIYDDEEKGKWSVTHYKVLKRLGYVTLISCELETGRTHQIRAHMQHIGHPLFNDAMYGGDKILKGTTFNKYKQFVDNCFELLPRQALHAQSLGFIHPTTKEYMYFESPLPPDFKAGLNKWENYIATS
- a CDS encoding aminotransferase class IV, translated to MLQEYLLFNDEFQAVDDPILTASNRSFKFGDGLFESMRMINNKLQFADLHADRLTAGMKALKIDGHALMDDYFLRQKTADLAKRNKWNGNVRFRLSVYRGGAGVYTPEINKAGYILEGIPLKTSAYELNSKGLIIDVFDEMTKPVNKLSNFKTANALLYVMAGLFKSQNRLDEAMILNQYGFLCESISANVFVVYRKQIYTPSLAEGCISGVMRTAIMQLCKMNDMPLIEAQINPEILKEAEEVFITNATQGIQWVMGYGRKRYFNEVSKFLIEKLNAL
- a CDS encoding 1-aminocyclopropane-1-carboxylate deaminase/D-cysteine desulfhydrase, giving the protein MFEEIYSPVQKITFAPFNHLFVKRDDLIDPYISGNKWRKLKYILAKAEEEKKTHLVTFGGAYSNHLVATAAAASRSALKSTAFVRGEKVKNEMLLLCGLFGMELIFVDRESYRDKQKLFKQHFADDEQSYFIDEGGASPEATIGCAEIIGELTETYDHIFCAAGTGTTAAGLLKGIQQHQLNMKLHVIPVLKGGFIEDEIVQHTPLSDHLNLHLDYHFGGYAKTNPELINFIKTFTAQTGLLLDPVYTAKMFYAIVDLQKRGIIGKDEKILAIHTGGLMGLFGMKDKF
- a CDS encoding DUF6588 family protein, with translation MKKCCALKMLCAIFLLGMAQKASAQQDVGGLFVGGPADATKLVNAYFDPLYKGLGLGLTDGWSNTAQSKGFLKFDVRLSASGAFVPQSARSYDVNTLGLSNIKPAPGASSTGPTAFGDDREGGKMEVYTSNGIPTGKFFNLPQGVGFHIVPSAQIQATLGLPKNIDVTLRAMPKIKLGSDLGSLSMIGFGAKVELLPLFMGSTTEKLVPVDIAIAGGFTQYKYNLDLDIDNTGNSDQRIDAKFNGVNFDAIVSKKILFFTPFASVGYQTSNTNLKALGTYRFATSATTSATYVDPISVKQTDIDSVRASLGFQLKFGFFKFYGSYTQAKYSMVNAGFGFGIGK
- a CDS encoding DUF4998 domain-containing protein — its product is MTTKHINSILMVFMIIAVFCGCSKDALDYRKYLDGKERIYPGFPGKVAAAPGNYRVKLNWKASPDPSVTRYKIFWNNSADSLEMVAPDRAITDVSVIISKLVEYNYSFTIYSYDKAGNKSVPVQISNVKVYGDSYKSSLTNRFLVSADPYQLDDSGITLNFEKPDTINIATEIRYTYKDGTIHKSSLSPDQNSIRLADYKTGTKIYFRSAYVPVKSAIDTFYTADYDSLSNIMVPVDKSLFRPLKLANDVGTYSGETSLSKLWNGNKAPTGYPDIFHSDDKSPLPHHFTFDMGKAIANLAQFEIIGRDCCNNPTKFEIWGIADLTGAETQSPGNSAGWTAESKGRGWTLIKTVERSDDGSAPFKVTLPDGLPAMRYIRIRVIEVASGDAYYSNISEISFWNK